A DNA window from Luteolibacter luteus contains the following coding sequences:
- a CDS encoding type I 3-dehydroquinate dehydratase → MSRAPALLNPSQPKVVGSFGNAKSLGNTSLAAAREACDVVEIRMDLLEAEGILTSTRPWAHLEGIPLLFTARIAAEGGAGNLGVGERIKLLEKILPDAALVDVELASAGDLGGILSRMKTEEIPWVASFHDFQGLADTFARIPPMAEQAVKAGAACFKAAVRMHTADDVAKLAGLLKSVEGIPLSLMGMGPLAPVSRLLCAQYGSVLNYGFIGDAPTAPGQWSAELLKRGIAELERI, encoded by the coding sequence ATGAGCCGCGCGCCAGCCCTCCTGAACCCCTCCCAACCAAAGGTCGTGGGGAGCTTCGGAAACGCGAAAAGCCTCGGAAATACAAGCCTTGCGGCCGCTCGCGAGGCTTGCGACGTGGTGGAAATCCGCATGGACCTGTTGGAGGCGGAGGGCATCCTAACAAGCACTCGCCCCTGGGCACATCTGGAAGGCATCCCCCTGCTCTTCACGGCCCGGATCGCGGCGGAGGGTGGTGCAGGCAATTTAGGAGTCGGGGAGCGCATCAAGTTGCTGGAAAAAATTTTGCCCGACGCAGCTCTTGTCGATGTCGAACTGGCATCCGCGGGGGACTTGGGCGGCATCCTTTCCCGGATGAAAACCGAGGAGATCCCTTGGGTAGCATCCTTTCATGATTTCCAAGGACTTGCGGACACATTTGCAAGGATTCCCCCGATGGCGGAGCAGGCCGTCAAAGCCGGCGCCGCTTGCTTCAAGGCGGCGGTGCGAATGCATACCGCGGATGACGTGGCGAAGCTGGCGGGGCTTCTAAAATCCGTGGAGGGCATTCCGCTTTCGCTGATGGGGATGGGGCCGCTGGCACCCGTCTCCCGGCTGCTGTGTGCCCAATATGGCTCGGTGCTAAATTACGGTTTTATCGGCGATGCCCCGACGGCACCCGGCCAATGGAGCGCGGAATTGCTGAAACGGGGCATCGCGGAACTCGAGCGGATCTGA
- a CDS encoding thioredoxin family protein, with protein sequence MPAIPLLPRVAAILALAVSSVVAADWSSDYEAARKQAATEKKDLLIDFTGSDWCTWCIKLRQEVFEQAPFEAGVKDRYLLVELDYPKDKSRLTEAVAKQNEELLKKYPIKSYPSILLCDADGKPFAVTGYQPGGPEAYLKHLEELQARKVARDKGLADAGSKTGVEKAKLLIGTLEGMQLSPEMLSSWYGDVATQIKEADPADETGFAKREATQAAFAGYMTKLMELRAKQDLEAVAKLVEETLANPLVKGEVRTQVYGHHAGTLAYAGKKDEAIKVLQTAVKDPDAEPGRKELEDFIKILEREKAGLPPVAPEKKN encoded by the coding sequence ATGCCCGCTATCCCGCTTCTCCCAAGAGTTGCCGCCATCCTCGCACTCGCAGTCTCATCCGTCGTGGCTGCCGACTGGTCCAGCGATTACGAAGCTGCCCGGAAGCAAGCCGCGACGGAGAAGAAAGATCTCCTGATCGACTTCACCGGCTCCGATTGGTGCACCTGGTGCATCAAGCTTCGCCAAGAGGTTTTCGAGCAAGCGCCCTTCGAAGCCGGCGTGAAGGACCGCTATCTTTTGGTCGAGCTCGACTATCCGAAGGACAAGTCACGCCTGACCGAAGCGGTCGCGAAGCAGAATGAAGAACTGCTGAAGAAATATCCGATCAAGAGCTATCCCAGCATCCTGCTCTGTGATGCCGATGGAAAGCCCTTTGCAGTCACGGGATATCAGCCCGGCGGCCCGGAGGCCTACCTGAAGCATCTGGAAGAATTGCAGGCGCGAAAGGTGGCGCGGGACAAAGGTCTCGCCGACGCGGGATCCAAAACCGGAGTGGAGAAGGCGAAGCTGCTGATTGGCACGCTGGAAGGCATGCAGCTGTCCCCGGAGATGCTTTCATCTTGGTACGGCGACGTTGCCACCCAGATCAAGGAAGCCGACCCGGCGGACGAGACCGGCTTTGCAAAGCGCGAGGCGACCCAAGCGGCCTTCGCGGGCTACATGACGAAATTGATGGAGCTCCGCGCGAAGCAGGATCTGGAAGCAGTGGCGAAGCTCGTGGAGGAAACTTTGGCAAATCCCCTCGTGAAGGGAGAAGTGCGCACCCAGGTCTACGGACATCACGCGGGCACCCTCGCCTACGCGGGGAAGAAGGATGAGGCGATCAAAGTCCTCCAAACTGCCGTCAAGGACCCGGACGCGGAACCTGGCCGGAAGGAGTTGGAGGATTTCATCAAGATCCTGGAGCGCGAGAAGGCGGGCCTGCCCCCCGTGGCTCCGGAAAAGAAAAACTGA
- a CDS encoding Amuc_1100 family pilus-like protein, translated as MSWIQENRFAAGLGGITLVAAGGLIFWAVSGSSKYNKAKEDYAAAVTAVDSMEGGKLYPNDANLKAKKAAVEDYDKGVQAMQKAFDAYRTPTPANVEPDAFNEALRKAKDTAAAAFEASKTELPPEFFLGFEKYTTSPVKREATGILSFEMEALSQLAANLAEAAPTKLLNIYRESLPEEDGKAFDAKGKSFRTLPIEISFNGNEDSVRKFLSSLDDSGKHYFLVRSMRISNEKAKAPTAADGNFKAEEADGGAAPAAGGAAADPFGGAGGFVLPGEEPAAPAADPAAATPAAPAAAAGGDGVILQQVLGSEKINAFFRIDIVQFLPDSASAGGKQPSKEAASNK; from the coding sequence ATGAGCTGGATTCAGGAAAACCGTTTCGCCGCCGGTCTTGGCGGCATCACCCTCGTCGCTGCCGGGGGGCTGATCTTCTGGGCAGTCTCCGGAAGTTCCAAATATAACAAGGCCAAGGAAGACTATGCGGCGGCCGTGACGGCCGTGGATAGCATGGAGGGCGGCAAGCTCTACCCGAACGATGCCAATCTGAAGGCCAAGAAGGCCGCCGTGGAAGACTACGACAAGGGTGTCCAAGCGATGCAGAAGGCCTTCGATGCCTATCGCACGCCGACTCCTGCGAATGTCGAACCGGACGCCTTCAACGAAGCCTTGCGCAAGGCCAAGGATACCGCCGCCGCGGCGTTCGAAGCCTCGAAGACGGAGCTTCCACCCGAGTTCTTCCTCGGCTTCGAAAAGTATACCACCTCTCCGGTGAAGCGGGAGGCCACTGGCATCCTTAGCTTCGAAATGGAGGCCTTGAGCCAGCTTGCCGCCAACCTCGCGGAGGCCGCTCCGACGAAGTTGCTGAACATCTACCGCGAGTCGCTTCCGGAAGAAGATGGCAAGGCCTTCGATGCCAAGGGCAAGAGCTTCCGCACCCTGCCGATCGAAATCTCCTTCAACGGCAACGAGGATTCCGTCCGCAAGTTCCTTTCGTCCTTGGACGATTCCGGAAAGCACTACTTCCTGGTCCGTTCGATGCGTATCTCGAACGAGAAAGCGAAGGCACCGACCGCTGCTGACGGCAACTTCAAGGCAGAAGAGGCCGATGGTGGAGCCGCGCCCGCCGCTGGCGGTGCCGCTGCAGATCCCTTCGGTGGTGCCGGTGGTTTCGTATTGCCAGGTGAGGAGCCGGCGGCCCCTGCGGCCGATCCAGCTGCCGCCACTCCGGCAGCCCCTGCCGCTGCGGCGGGTGGCGACGGTGTGATCCTTCAACAGGTGCTCGGTTCGGAGAAGATCAATGCCTTCTTCCGCATCGACATCGTCCAATTCCTTCCTGACTCGGCCTCGGCTGGCGGCAAGCAACCTTCCAAGGAAGCTGCATCCAACAAGTAA
- a CDS encoding Amuc_1099 family pilus-like system protein yields MSKLPKNFEKILVGVAGVAALGCAALGFMNFSAVGTDFAHQLKGNGAKDPTIPQATATTKATNSLTSNRVFEKSEDSAGRAVNLFIGVPLFANKNNPNVPVDPFKGDAIHPPIPNKWWIDNGADMTFANSPSRDDDNDGYTNLEEFEAKTKPTDPKSVPPLIDKLVFVKDESTMWYVQFGFESEGKWSPRFTGLTFDNKRLQNKVSALEMMSPGDTFFKDGAMANRFKFTGMIEKEITSAKTKLTQNVKFAQYEDLKENKKGEKYESQANLPEAELQANAYYDRTAVLDLKAIGFEGKEFKVEERTKFALPPDAPEKNYTLKKVTPGSIEVEYTDAQGQTQTKEIAKGTP; encoded by the coding sequence ATGTCCAAGCTTCCTAAAAACTTCGAAAAGATCCTGGTGGGAGTCGCAGGCGTAGCCGCCCTCGGATGCGCTGCACTCGGTTTCATGAACTTCAGCGCGGTCGGTACTGACTTCGCTCACCAGTTGAAAGGCAATGGCGCGAAGGATCCCACGATCCCTCAGGCCACGGCGACCACCAAGGCGACCAATTCCCTCACCTCCAATCGAGTCTTCGAAAAGAGCGAGGATTCGGCAGGTCGCGCGGTGAACCTCTTCATTGGCGTCCCGCTGTTTGCCAATAAGAACAATCCGAACGTTCCCGTCGACCCCTTCAAAGGCGATGCGATTCATCCTCCGATTCCGAACAAATGGTGGATCGACAATGGGGCTGATATGACCTTCGCCAACTCGCCGTCGCGTGACGATGACAACGATGGTTACACCAACTTGGAAGAGTTCGAGGCCAAGACCAAGCCGACGGATCCGAAGAGCGTTCCGCCGCTCATCGACAAGCTGGTCTTCGTGAAGGACGAATCCACGATGTGGTATGTCCAGTTCGGCTTCGAGTCGGAAGGCAAGTGGTCGCCGCGTTTCACCGGTCTTACCTTCGATAACAAGCGCCTCCAGAACAAGGTCAGTGCCCTTGAGATGATGAGCCCCGGCGACACCTTCTTCAAGGATGGTGCCATGGCGAACCGCTTCAAGTTCACCGGAATGATCGAGAAGGAGATCACCAGTGCGAAGACAAAGCTGACCCAGAACGTCAAATTCGCTCAGTACGAAGATCTGAAGGAGAACAAGAAGGGCGAGAAGTACGAGTCCCAGGCTAACCTGCCGGAGGCTGAACTCCAAGCCAACGCCTACTACGACCGCACCGCGGTGCTTGATCTCAAGGCGATCGGATTTGAAGGCAAGGAGTTCAAGGTGGAAGAGCGGACCAAGTTCGCGCTGCCGCCGGATGCTCCGGAAAAGAACTACACCCTGAAGAAGGTCACTCCGGGCTCCATCGAGGTCGAGTACACCGACGCCCAGGGCCAAACCCAGACCAAGGAAATTGCCAAAGGCACACCTTGA
- a CDS encoding Amuc_1101 family PilM-like pilus complex protein → MADSQSSIALNIGSQRVSMAVFEPSKNGVVLKAYDSETILADPATEVTRPAQVAYAISQLAQKLKAGRSKARYSVAGSSVFTRFVKLPPLGDDDIEQLVTFEAQQHVPFPLDEVAWDYEILESAGEKEVVIVAIKADALDELNESVTSTGLSTAEVDVAPMALYNAFRAAYPSVSDPVLLIDIGAKTSDLLYIEGKRFFTRSVAMGGVAITTAISKEYGVPFGEAEAHKTQSGLVALGGGHTEQLDETTAALAMTIRNTLGRLPAEIARTTNYYRSQHGGNAPKLVVLAGGGANLPYTKEFFEEKLHLPVEFFNPVSAVSVGKGVDTDKLGREAHLMGELIGLGLRSVGKSAINIDLVPTKVQAARTADKQKPFFIGAAALFLGGLAAWGLLNTLAAGKAQEETKNLVEQKEKLESVANPIQTLFKKEDSLVALANQYTGAEDDRTFWLDLLQEVKAAMSSDSVWITDLEPLFDYNPTDKGKPGKSIVKGEFYSTNYGTSALESVKVDVPVARGQKAADVPVVTPTANAVRIRGFWRDNPRAGNLVYDLLKKLRAEPQHFKFEAMTVPQKDAKGKVQGKAELVELKDEQIVKQLESAPAAEDFAAPFELIIPLSREVPIK, encoded by the coding sequence ATGGCTGATTCACAGTCCTCAATTGCTCTAAACATCGGCTCGCAGCGCGTGAGCATGGCCGTGTTCGAACCGTCGAAAAACGGTGTCGTTCTCAAGGCTTACGACAGCGAGACCATCCTGGCCGATCCGGCTACCGAAGTGACCCGTCCGGCACAGGTAGCTTACGCGATCAGCCAGCTTGCCCAAAAGCTCAAGGCAGGCCGCTCGAAGGCCCGCTACTCCGTCGCGGGTAGCTCGGTCTTCACGCGTTTCGTCAAGCTGCCGCCGCTCGGTGACGACGATATCGAGCAGCTTGTCACCTTCGAAGCCCAGCAGCACGTGCCCTTCCCGCTGGATGAAGTGGCATGGGATTACGAGATTCTGGAAAGCGCCGGGGAAAAGGAAGTGGTCATCGTTGCCATCAAGGCCGATGCGCTGGATGAGCTGAACGAGTCCGTGACTTCGACCGGTCTGAGCACCGCCGAAGTCGACGTGGCTCCGATGGCGCTCTACAATGCCTTCCGTGCAGCCTATCCGAGTGTTTCCGATCCGGTTCTCTTGATCGACATCGGTGCGAAGACCAGCGATCTGCTCTACATCGAGGGCAAGCGCTTCTTCACCCGTAGCGTCGCGATGGGCGGCGTGGCGATCACCACCGCGATCTCCAAGGAATATGGTGTGCCCTTCGGCGAAGCTGAAGCTCACAAGACGCAGAGCGGTCTCGTCGCCCTCGGAGGCGGCCACACCGAGCAGCTGGATGAAACGACCGCTGCGCTGGCGATGACCATCCGCAATACGCTCGGCCGTCTGCCTGCGGAAATTGCCCGCACGACGAACTACTATCGCAGCCAGCACGGTGGAAATGCCCCGAAGCTGGTGGTTCTCGCTGGTGGCGGTGCCAACCTGCCTTACACGAAGGAATTCTTCGAAGAGAAGCTGCACCTGCCGGTGGAGTTCTTCAACCCGGTGAGCGCCGTTTCCGTGGGCAAGGGCGTCGACACCGACAAGCTCGGTCGCGAGGCGCACCTCATGGGTGAACTCATCGGCCTCGGTCTCCGTAGCGTCGGCAAGTCCGCGATCAACATTGACCTCGTTCCGACCAAGGTTCAGGCGGCCCGCACCGCGGACAAGCAGAAGCCTTTCTTCATCGGTGCCGCAGCGCTGTTCCTCGGCGGTCTGGCCGCATGGGGCCTGCTGAACACCCTTGCCGCCGGCAAGGCGCAAGAGGAGACCAAGAATCTCGTCGAGCAGAAGGAGAAGCTGGAAAGCGTCGCGAATCCGATTCAGACGCTCTTCAAGAAGGAAGACAGCCTTGTTGCGCTGGCCAACCAGTACACCGGAGCTGAAGACGACCGGACCTTCTGGTTGGATCTCCTCCAAGAGGTGAAGGCTGCCATGTCCAGTGACTCCGTGTGGATCACCGATCTGGAGCCGCTGTTTGACTACAATCCGACGGACAAGGGCAAGCCAGGCAAGTCGATCGTGAAGGGTGAGTTCTACTCGACGAACTACGGCACCTCCGCCCTTGAAAGTGTCAAGGTGGATGTGCCCGTGGCCCGCGGCCAGAAGGCGGCGGATGTGCCCGTGGTGACCCCGACTGCCAATGCAGTCCGCATCCGTGGTTTCTGGCGCGACAATCCGCGCGCTGGCAACCTTGTTTACGATCTCCTGAAGAAGCTGCGCGCAGAGCCGCAGCACTTCAAATTCGAGGCCATGACCGTTCCTCAGAAGGACGCGAAAGGAAAAGTACAGGGTAAGGCGGAACTGGTTGAGCTGAAGGACGAGCAGATCGTCAAGCAGCTTGAAAGCGCCCCGGCAGCGGAAGATTTCGCTGCGCCCTTCGAGCTGATTATCCCGCTGTCCCGCGAGGTTCCCATCAAGTGA
- a CDS encoding Amuc_1102 family pilus-like protein has protein sequence MKHRFASIRRSALASVAASAAVLSLLTATANAQGKGEVSNVTFDNIPSPEVQSGKAKAFKPKDWLEVEAGIKIPAANAEQKKAGFINQVTVKWYVAVKNPEGKGVIKLSKTINHINVPIDEEIFSSVYMSPSALKRLTGSDKASKGAVEAVGVEVLVDGEKVAQSAVKQKEGWWNAGSLSDQSDKFPLLNKDETPFAMLWYDRYAEIQKER, from the coding sequence ATGAAACATCGTTTCGCATCCATCCGTAGGTCGGCGCTAGCTTCCGTAGCCGCGTCCGCAGCCGTTCTTTCTCTTCTCACTGCGACCGCGAACGCGCAGGGCAAGGGCGAGGTTAGCAATGTCACCTTCGACAATATCCCTTCTCCGGAAGTCCAGTCCGGCAAGGCCAAGGCCTTCAAGCCGAAGGATTGGCTCGAAGTGGAAGCCGGTATCAAGATCCCGGCGGCCAATGCCGAGCAGAAGAAGGCGGGCTTCATCAATCAGGTGACCGTCAAGTGGTACGTCGCCGTCAAGAACCCGGAAGGCAAGGGTGTGATCAAGCTGTCCAAGACGATCAATCACATCAACGTGCCGATCGATGAGGAGATTTTCAGCTCGGTTTACATGTCCCCGAGCGCGCTCAAGCGCCTGACCGGATCCGACAAGGCCAGCAAGGGCGCCGTGGAAGCCGTCGGCGTCGAAGTGCTGGTGGATGGCGAGAAGGTCGCCCAGTCCGCTGTGAAGCAGAAGGAAGGCTGGTGGAATGCCGGCAGCCTCTCCGATCAGAGCGACAAGTTCCCGCTTCTGAACAAGGACGAGACTCCTTTTGCAATGCTCTGGTACGATCGCTACGCCGAGATCCAGAAGGAGCGCTAA
- a CDS encoding Amuc_1098 family type IV pilus outer membrane protein, with translation MHRTCSTAAALMAVAAVMPVTLTVANAGEGSGGGSYSGLAQKEMIRRQNAVAQSDQLRDEGREAYAKGDYKQAVDKYKEALQVLPDAPMVQDRRTYLIQLLADGSGALGEQYRKVGKYEEARQLASDVLAADPNNAEAKRLNEYLDDPIRTNPALTYEHTENVDKVRRLLYTAEGAYNLGKYDESGRFYEDVLRLDPFNKAARRGMERVAQAKADYYRAAYDHTRAELLAQVDKAWELSVPPIISENLDSNNQTPGVTTGATYILKKLESIVIPMISFDDTSVEEAIDFLRARSIELDTGEIDPTKKGINFVIRKPRSGGSGDAALDADAAGGGLGAAPDPGSLRIRELNLRNVPLAQALKYICDQTKLRYKVDDFAVTLVPATETDEDLFTKSFRVPPDFLSRLGGGSSEGGEAGGEDPFATDGGGTGPKALAPRKSETELLTANGVKFPEGSSAKFFSGSSTLLVRNTPTNLDLIEQIVEQVAGDAPRQVKISTKFVEISQENTDELGFDWIVSPFGLSANSVFLGGGTVGSGQTRTNADFIGTVDGVNIPGVPAATGTNVTDIVTGGLRSGDGAINRNNIDAVLNNPNRTAQSVSPAPGIAALTGLFSDGQVQLIMRGLAQKKGTDLMTAPSVTARSGEKAMIEIIREFIYPTEYEPPELPNSIGGSVSGGDLGLGGNSGIFPVTPVTPTSFETRNTGVTLEIEPTLGGNDFTIDLRFAPDIVEFEGFVNYGSPIQSPATDFLGNPTTVTITENRIEMPVFSSRRVTTALTIYDGYTVAVGGLMREDVQTVEDKVPVFGDIPVIGRLFQSKAENRIKSNLIIFVTAQIIDATGRPVRGGDALPAAGGTAEPLPVGGGEGVLPPLGN, from the coding sequence ATGCACCGTACCTGCAGCACAGCCGCCGCCTTGATGGCCGTGGCCGCCGTGATGCCGGTCACCCTGACGGTTGCCAACGCCGGTGAAGGATCCGGTGGGGGCAGCTACAGCGGTCTCGCCCAAAAGGAAATGATCCGCCGCCAGAATGCGGTCGCCCAGTCGGACCAGCTCCGTGACGAAGGTCGCGAAGCCTATGCCAAGGGTGATTACAAGCAGGCCGTGGATAAGTACAAGGAAGCCCTCCAAGTGCTGCCGGATGCTCCGATGGTCCAAGACCGCCGGACTTACCTGATCCAGCTTCTTGCCGACGGCTCCGGTGCCCTTGGCGAACAATATCGCAAGGTTGGCAAGTATGAAGAAGCGCGTCAGCTCGCTTCCGACGTGCTCGCGGCTGATCCGAACAATGCCGAAGCCAAGCGCCTCAACGAGTATCTGGATGATCCGATCCGCACGAATCCGGCTCTGACCTACGAGCACACGGAGAACGTGGACAAGGTGCGTCGCCTGCTCTACACCGCCGAAGGTGCCTACAACTTGGGCAAGTATGACGAATCCGGTCGCTTCTACGAGGACGTCCTCCGTCTCGACCCTTTCAACAAGGCAGCCCGCCGTGGCATGGAGCGCGTGGCTCAGGCCAAGGCTGACTACTATCGCGCCGCTTACGATCACACCCGCGCCGAGCTTCTCGCGCAGGTCGATAAGGCATGGGAGCTTTCCGTCCCGCCGATCATCAGCGAGAATCTGGATTCAAACAACCAGACGCCAGGCGTTACCACCGGTGCGACCTACATCCTGAAGAAGCTCGAATCGATCGTCATCCCGATGATCTCCTTCGACGACACTTCGGTTGAAGAAGCCATCGACTTCCTTCGCGCCCGCTCGATCGAGCTGGACACCGGTGAGATCGACCCGACCAAGAAGGGCATCAACTTCGTGATCCGCAAGCCCCGCTCCGGTGGCAGCGGCGATGCCGCCCTTGATGCTGATGCCGCAGGTGGTGGCCTAGGTGCCGCTCCGGATCCAGGTTCGCTGCGCATTCGCGAGCTGAACCTCCGCAACGTGCCGCTCGCCCAAGCGCTGAAGTACATCTGCGACCAGACCAAGCTCCGCTACAAGGTGGATGACTTCGCCGTGACCCTGGTGCCTGCCACCGAGACCGACGAAGATCTCTTCACCAAGAGCTTCCGCGTCCCGCCGGACTTCCTCAGCCGTCTTGGCGGTGGTTCCTCCGAAGGTGGTGAAGCCGGTGGTGAGGATCCATTCGCTACCGATGGTGGCGGCACTGGTCCGAAGGCACTCGCCCCGCGCAAGAGCGAAACCGAACTCCTCACCGCCAACGGTGTGAAGTTCCCGGAAGGCTCCTCCGCGAAGTTCTTCTCCGGCAGCTCCACGCTGCTTGTGCGCAACACCCCGACCAACCTCGACCTCATCGAGCAGATCGTTGAGCAGGTTGCCGGTGATGCACCGCGCCAGGTGAAGATCTCGACCAAGTTCGTTGAAATCTCCCAAGAGAACACCGACGAACTCGGCTTCGACTGGATCGTTTCTCCGTTCGGCCTTTCCGCGAACTCCGTCTTCCTTGGTGGTGGCACGGTGGGCAGCGGCCAGACCCGCACCAACGCCGACTTCATCGGCACCGTGGATGGCGTGAACATCCCGGGCGTCCCGGCTGCCACGGGCACGAATGTCACCGACATCGTGACTGGCGGTCTCCGCAGCGGCGACGGCGCGATCAACCGCAACAACATCGATGCGGTCCTCAACAACCCGAACCGCACGGCCCAGAGCGTGAGCCCGGCACCGGGTATCGCAGCCCTGACCGGTCTGTTCTCCGACGGCCAAGTCCAGCTCATCATGCGCGGTCTCGCGCAGAAGAAGGGCACCGACCTGATGACCGCTCCGAGCGTGACCGCCCGTTCCGGTGAAAAGGCGATGATCGAAATCATCCGCGAATTCATCTACCCGACCGAATACGAGCCCCCGGAACTTCCGAACTCCATCGGTGGTTCGGTGAGCGGTGGCGACCTCGGCCTGGGCGGTAACAGCGGTATCTTCCCGGTGACCCCGGTGACCCCGACCTCGTTCGAAACCCGCAACACGGGTGTCACGCTCGAGATCGAGCCGACCCTCGGTGGCAACGACTTCACGATCGACCTGCGCTTCGCGCCGGACATCGTCGAGTTCGAAGGCTTCGTGAACTACGGCAGCCCGATCCAATCGCCGGCGACCGACTTCCTCGGCAACCCGACGACTGTGACCATCACGGAAAACCGGATCGAAATGCCGGTGTTCTCCAGCCGTCGCGTGACGACCGCTCTGACCATCTATGACGGCTACACGGTGGCTGTCGGTGGCCTGATGCGCGAAGACGTGCAGACGGTGGAAGACAAGGTGCCGGTCTTCGGGGACATCCCGGTGATTGGCCGCCTCTTCCAGAGCAAGGCTGAGAACCGCATCAAGAGCAACCTGATCATCTTCGTGACCGCGCAGATCATCGACGCCACCGGTCGTCCGGTGCGCGGCGGCGACGCCCTGCCGGCCGCTGGTGGCACTGCCGAGCCGCTCCCTGTGGGTGGTGGCGAAGGCGTCCTGCCTCCGCTTGGCAACTAA